The Takifugu flavidus isolate HTHZ2018 chromosome 21, ASM371156v2, whole genome shotgun sequence genome has a window encoding:
- the LOC130518813 gene encoding LOW QUALITY PROTEIN: adenylyl cyclase-associated protein 1-like (The sequence of the model RefSeq protein was modified relative to this genomic sequence to represent the inferred CDS: deleted 2 bases in 1 codon) codes for MAELASLVQRLEVAVSRLESVSGSGGSAGESAAVSVYVEAFDEIIQGPVAQYVSLSQKIGGDVQKHADMIKQGFSSQRQLLLTASTSQKPSDAVFTSLLQPMSKIIQQVQSFREQNRTSALFNHLSAVSESVPGLGWVAMAPKPGPYVKDMQDAAMFYTNRVLKEYKEKDKTHVDWVKAYLSIWTDLQSYIKQHHTTGLSWSKSGPVASASAAPAGGCPPPPPMPPPPSMDISKSSGGGGGAADNRNALFASINKGGDITKGLRHVTDDKKTHKNPNLRGQAPVPAGPKPYSPGPRPTATAASTLPPVLELDGKKWKVENHEGAENLVISETELKQVVYAFKCNKSTLQVKGKLNSITLDNCKKMGLVFDHVVGIVEIINCKDVKIQVMGKVPTISINKTDGCHVYLSSDSLSCEIISAKSSEMNVLVPGKDGEFTELPVPEQFKTVWDGSKLVTTVTEIA; via the exons ATGGCTGAGTTAGCAAGTCTGGTACAGCGACTGGAGGTGGCGGTGAGCCGCCTGGAGTCCGTGTCGGGTTCTGGAGGCAGTGCCGGAGAATCGGCTG CCGTGTCTGTATATGTGGAGGCCTTCGATGAGATCATCCAGGGACCCGTGGCCCAGTACGTCTCCTTGAGCCAGAAGATCGGGGGTGACGTCCAGAAACAT gCAGATATGATAAAGCAGGGCTTCAGCAGTCAGAGGCAGCTTCTCCTAACGGCCTCCACCTCCCAGAAGCCCTCTGAT gcagttttcacctctctgctgcagcccatGTCTAAAATCATCCAGCAGGTCCAAAGCTTCCGCGAGCAGAACCGCACATCTGCACTGTTCAACCACCTCTCTGCTGTGAGCGAGAGCGTGCCCGGCCTGGGCTGGGTCGCCATG GCTCCTAAACCAGGCCCCTACGTTAAAGACATGCAGGATGCTGCCATGTTCTATACCAACCGTGTGCTCAAGGAATACAAGGAGAA GGACAAGACACATGTTGACTGGGTCAAGGCGTACCTGTCCATCTGGACGGACCTGCAGAGCTACATCAAGCAGCACCACACCACCGGACTGAGCTGGAGCAAGAGC ggTCCTGTGGCTtcggcctctgctgctcctgctgggggctgtcccccacctccacctatgccacctcctccctccatggACATCAGCAAATCctctggcggcggcggcggcgctgctgaCAATCGGAATGCTTTGTTTGCCTCCATCAACAAGGGCGGCGACATCACCAAAG GCCTGAGGCACGTGACCGACGATAAGAAGACCCACAAGAATCCAAACCTGAGGGGCCAGGCCCCGGTCCCTGCTGGACCAAAGCCCTAC TCCCCCGGCCCCCGGCCCACGGCCACAGCTGCCTCCACGCTGCCGCCTGTGCTGGAGCTGGACGGGAAGAAGTGGAAAGTG GAGAACCACGAGGGAGCAGAAAACCTGGTGATCAGCGAGACGGAGCTGAAGCAGGTGGTTTATGCTTTCAAGTGTAACAAAAGCACGCTGCAGGTCAAAGGCAAACTCAACTCCATCACTCTTG ACAACTGTAAGAAAATGGGCCTGGTGTTTGACCACGTCGTCGGCATTGTAGAAATCATCAACTGTAAGGATGTGAAGATCCAG GTCATGGGGAAGGTCCCCACAATCTCCATCAACAAGACGGATGGTTGCCACGTGTACCTGAGCAGCGACTCTTTGAGCTGCGAGATCATCAGCGCCAAGAGCTCCGAGATGAACGTCCTGGTACCCGGCAAAGACGGAGAATTT ACGGAGCTCCCCGTTCCTGAGCAGTTCAAGACCGTCTGGGATGGCAGCAAGCTGGTCACCACAGTAACAGAGATAGCTTGA